CGCACCAGCGTGCATGATCGGAACCTCAAATTTCTTTGAATTGGCAGTCGCCGTGGCGATTTCGCTGTTTGGCCTGCATTCTGGGGCGGCGTTGGCGACGGTGGTAGGGGTGCTGGTGGAAGTACCGGTAATGCTTTCACTGGTGGCATTTGCCAACCGCACAAGGCACTGGTTTCGCACCGACGCCACGAACTAAATGACACGAATCTGTTTTGATAAAGGATGACAGCATGACGATTAAGGTAGGCATTAACGGATTTGGCCGTATTGGCCGTTTGGCCTTGCGCGCGGCTTATGATTGGCCTGAGTTAGAGTTTGTGCAGATCAATGATGTGGCAGGTGATACCGCCACCTTGGCGCATCTGCTGGAGTTTGATTCAGTGCAGGGGCGCTGGGATCATCTGATGGCTAGCGATGGCGACAATATGATCATCGATGGTAAGCCGATCAGATGCACGCAGCAGCGTGATATTGCTGATGTGGATTGGTCTGGTTGTGATGTGGTGCTGGAAGCCACCGGCGTGCATCGCAGTACTGAAATTTTACAGCAATATCTGGCCCAAGGCGTGAAGCGGGTTGTGGTGTCTGCGCCGGTAAAAGAGCCGGGTATCGCCAACATCGTGGTGGGTGTGAACGAGCATATTTTCGATCCTGAGCAGCACCCTATCGTGACCGCCGCTAGCTGCACGACGAACTGCCTAGCGCCCGTGATCAAGGTTATTCATGAAAAGCTCGGTATTGAGCGCTGCATGATGACCACGATCCATGACCTTACCAACACCCAGACTATATTGGATGCGCCGCACAAAGATCTGCGTCGAGCGCGTGCTTGCGGTATGTCGTTGATCCCAACTACCACCGGCTCAGCGACCGCCATTGTTGAAATTTTCCCTGAGTTAAAAGGTAAAATTAATGGTCATGCTGTGCGCGTGCCGTTGGCTAACGCGTCGCTGACCGACATGGTGTTTGATGTGGCGCGGGATACGTCAGTGGCAGAGGTTAATGCCTTGCTGAAAGAGGCCAGCGAGAATGAGTTGGCGGGTATCTTGGGTTATGAAGAGCGGCCATTGGTGTCGATCGATTACAAAGGCGACCAGCGTTCGACCATTATCGATGCGCTCTCCACTATGGTGGTCGAAAATCGCATGGTAAAAATTTATGCCTGGTATGACAACGAGATGGGGTATGCCACGCGTACCGCTGAGCTAGTGCGCAAAGTCGGCTTGGCGGGCTAACGGGCAGTCTCAGATGATAAAGCAGCTATCTAGCGAAGTGCGGCAGTACTTGGTTGTCACTTTCAACTATTGGAATTTCACCTTGACCGACGGCGCGTTGCGTATGTTGGTGGTATTGTATTTCCATGGGTTGGGTTACACGCCGCTGCAGGTGGCGATGCTGTTCCTGTTTTACGAGATCTTTGGTGTGGTGACCAACCTTGTCGGTGGTTGGTTGGGGGCGCGGTTAGGGTTAAATCGCACCATGAATGTCGGTTTGGCATTGCAGGTGCTGGCGTTAATGATGTTAACCGTGCCAGACAGTTGGCTAACGGTGCCCTTGGTGATGCTGGCGCAGGCCTTTTCTGGTATTG
This genomic window from Corallincola holothuriorum contains:
- a CDS encoding ArsJ-associated glyceraldehyde-3-phosphate dehydrogenase, which codes for MTIKVGINGFGRIGRLALRAAYDWPELEFVQINDVAGDTATLAHLLEFDSVQGRWDHLMASDGDNMIIDGKPIRCTQQRDIADVDWSGCDVVLEATGVHRSTEILQQYLAQGVKRVVVSAPVKEPGIANIVVGVNEHIFDPEQHPIVTAASCTTNCLAPVIKVIHEKLGIERCMMTTIHDLTNTQTILDAPHKDLRRARACGMSLIPTTTGSATAIVEIFPELKGKINGHAVRVPLANASLTDMVFDVARDTSVAEVNALLKEASENELAGILGYEERPLVSIDYKGDQRSTIIDALSTMVVENRMVKIYAWYDNEMGYATRTAELVRKVGLAG